A single region of the Lagopus muta isolate bLagMut1 chromosome 24, bLagMut1 primary, whole genome shotgun sequence genome encodes:
- the TBC1D22B gene encoding TBC1 domain family member 22B isoform X1, protein MAAESGRQFWKRSAKLPGSIQPVYGAQHPPLDSRLTKNFIKDRSKANVLPVKSKKASSFHEFARSTSDAWDIGDDEDEDFTSSSSSLQTLNSKVAKATAAQVLENHSKMRVKPERTQPALSDVPTNCKVNKSSSEAQLSRMSEETCVRTPLQKQQSLPLRPVIPLVARISDQNASGAPPMTVREKTRLEKFRQLLSSHNTDLDELRKCSWPGVPREVRPVTWRLLSGYLPANMERRKLTLQRKREEYFGFIQQYYDSRNEEHHQDTYRQIHIDIPRTNPLIPLFQQPLVQEIFERILFIWAIRHPASGYVQGINDLVTPFFVVFLSEYVEEDVENFDVTNLSQDVLRSIEADSFWCMSKLLDGIQDNYTFAQPGIQKKVKALEELVSRIDEQVHNHFRKYEVEYLQFAFRWMNNLLMRELPLRCTIRLWDTYQSEPEGFSHFHLYVCAAFLIKWRKEILDEEDFQGRGLNGWTNTSSFLGLSFGRSESYSGCLLLSDCNTGWEHPFLQEGLLMLLQNLPTIHWGNEEIGLLLAEAYRLKYMFADAPNHYRR, encoded by the exons ATGGCGGCTGAGAGCGGGCGGCAGTTCTGGAAGCGGAGCGCCAAGCTGCCGGGCAG CATTCAGCCTGTCTATGGAGCACAGCATCCTCCACTGGATTCCCGCCTCACCAAAAA CTTCATCAAGGACCGCTCCAAAGCCAACGTGCTGCCTGTGAAAAGTAAGAAGGCCTCCAGCTTTCATGAGTTTGCCCGCAGCACCAGTGATGCCTGGGACATCGGtgatgatgaagatgaagacttcacttcctcttcttcctctttgcaaACTTTGAACTCTAAAGTGGCCAAGGCCACAGCTGCGCAGGTCCTGGAGAACCACAGCAAAATGCGGGTGAAACCTGAGAGGACCCAGCCTGCTCTCAGTGACGTGCCCACCAACTGCAAGGTCAACAAGTCCAGCAGCGAGGCCCAGCTCTCCAGGATGTCTG AGGAGACCTGTGTGCGGACCCCCCTCCAGAAGCAGCAGTCCCTCCCCCTTCGGCCTGTCATTCCACTTGTTGCCCGAATCTCCGACCAGAATGCGTCGGGTGCTCCCCCCATGACGGTGAGGGAGAAAACCCGCCTGGAGAAATTTCGGCAGCTCCTTTCCAGCCATAACACAGACCTGG ATGAGCTGAGGAAATGCAGCTGGCCTGGCGTGCCCAGAGAGGTCCGGCCTGTGACATGGCGTCTCCTCTCA GGTTATCTCCCTGCAAACATGGAGCGTCGGAAGCTAACCTTACAGCGCAAGCGGGAGGAGTACTTTGGCTTCATCCAGCAGTACTACGACTCCCGGAATGAGGAGCACCATCAGGACACGTACCGACAG ATTCACATCGACATTCCAAGGACCAACCCACTCATCCCCCTCTTTCAGCAGCCGCTTGTCCAGGAG ATCTTTGAAAGAATCCTGTTTATATGGGCCATTCGACACCCAGCCAGTGGCTATGTACAGGGAATCAATGACCTGGTCACTCCATTCTTTGTTGTGTTCCTCTCTGAATATGTTG AAGAGGACGTGGAGAACTTTGATGTGACAAACTTGTCACAGGATGTTTTACGGAGCATCGAAGCTGATAGTTTCTGGTGCATGAGCAAGCTGCTGGATGGGATACAG GATAACTACACCTTTGCACAGCCAGGGATCCAGAAGAAAGTCAAAGCTCTGGAGGAGCTTGTGAGCCGGATTGATG AGCAGGTACATAATCACTTTAGGAAGTACGAAGTTGAATACCTGCAGTTTGCCTTTCGTTGGATGAACAATCTGCTCATGAGGGAGCTGCCTCTTCGCTGCACAATCCGCCTTTGGGACACCTACCAG TCAGAGCCAGAGGGGTTCTCGCATTTCCACCTCTATGTCTGTGCCGCCTTCTTGATCAAGTGGCGGAAGGAGATCCTGGATGAGGAAGACTTCCAG GGCAGAGGACTGAACGGTTGGACAAATACCAGCTCTTTCCTAGGTTTGAGCTTTGGGCGCAGTGAGTCCTACAGTGGCTGCCTTTTGCTGTCTGATTGTAACACTGGATGGGAGCACCCTTTCTTGCAAGAG GGCCTTCTAATGTTGTTACAAAACCTGCCGACGATACACTGGGGCAATGAAGAAATCGGGCTCCTCCTTGCTGAAGCCTACAGACTCAAGTACATGTTTGCAGACGCTCCCAATCATTACCGCCGATAG
- the TBC1D22B gene encoding TBC1 domain family member 22B isoform X4, whose protein sequence is MAAESGRQFWKRSAKLPGSIQPVYGAQHPPLDSRLTKNFIKDRSKANVLPVKSKKASSFHEFARSTSDAWDIGDDEDEDFTSSSSSLQTLNSKVAKATAAQVLENHSKMRVKPERTQPALSDVPTNCKVNKSSSEAQLSRMSEETCVRTPLQKQQSLPLRPVIPLVARISDQNASGAPPMTVREKTRLEKFRQLLSSHNTDLDELRKCSWPGVPREVRPVTWRLLSGYLPANMERRKLTLQRKREEYFGFIQQYYDSRNEEHHQDTYRQIHIDIPRTNPLIPLFQQPLVQEIFERILFIWAIRHPASGYVQGINDLVTPFFVVFLSEYVEEDVENFDVTNLSQDVLRSIEADSFWCMSKLLDGIQDNYTFAQPGIQKKVKALEELVSRIDEQVHNHFRKYEVEYLQFAFRWMNNLLMRELPLRCTIRLWDTYQSEPEGFSHFHLYVCAAFLIKWRKEILDEEDFQGLLMLLQNLPTIHWGNEEIGLLLAEAYRLKYMFADAPNHYRR, encoded by the exons ATGGCGGCTGAGAGCGGGCGGCAGTTCTGGAAGCGGAGCGCCAAGCTGCCGGGCAG CATTCAGCCTGTCTATGGAGCACAGCATCCTCCACTGGATTCCCGCCTCACCAAAAA CTTCATCAAGGACCGCTCCAAAGCCAACGTGCTGCCTGTGAAAAGTAAGAAGGCCTCCAGCTTTCATGAGTTTGCCCGCAGCACCAGTGATGCCTGGGACATCGGtgatgatgaagatgaagacttcacttcctcttcttcctctttgcaaACTTTGAACTCTAAAGTGGCCAAGGCCACAGCTGCGCAGGTCCTGGAGAACCACAGCAAAATGCGGGTGAAACCTGAGAGGACCCAGCCTGCTCTCAGTGACGTGCCCACCAACTGCAAGGTCAACAAGTCCAGCAGCGAGGCCCAGCTCTCCAGGATGTCTG AGGAGACCTGTGTGCGGACCCCCCTCCAGAAGCAGCAGTCCCTCCCCCTTCGGCCTGTCATTCCACTTGTTGCCCGAATCTCCGACCAGAATGCGTCGGGTGCTCCCCCCATGACGGTGAGGGAGAAAACCCGCCTGGAGAAATTTCGGCAGCTCCTTTCCAGCCATAACACAGACCTGG ATGAGCTGAGGAAATGCAGCTGGCCTGGCGTGCCCAGAGAGGTCCGGCCTGTGACATGGCGTCTCCTCTCA GGTTATCTCCCTGCAAACATGGAGCGTCGGAAGCTAACCTTACAGCGCAAGCGGGAGGAGTACTTTGGCTTCATCCAGCAGTACTACGACTCCCGGAATGAGGAGCACCATCAGGACACGTACCGACAG ATTCACATCGACATTCCAAGGACCAACCCACTCATCCCCCTCTTTCAGCAGCCGCTTGTCCAGGAG ATCTTTGAAAGAATCCTGTTTATATGGGCCATTCGACACCCAGCCAGTGGCTATGTACAGGGAATCAATGACCTGGTCACTCCATTCTTTGTTGTGTTCCTCTCTGAATATGTTG AAGAGGACGTGGAGAACTTTGATGTGACAAACTTGTCACAGGATGTTTTACGGAGCATCGAAGCTGATAGTTTCTGGTGCATGAGCAAGCTGCTGGATGGGATACAG GATAACTACACCTTTGCACAGCCAGGGATCCAGAAGAAAGTCAAAGCTCTGGAGGAGCTTGTGAGCCGGATTGATG AGCAGGTACATAATCACTTTAGGAAGTACGAAGTTGAATACCTGCAGTTTGCCTTTCGTTGGATGAACAATCTGCTCATGAGGGAGCTGCCTCTTCGCTGCACAATCCGCCTTTGGGACACCTACCAG TCAGAGCCAGAGGGGTTCTCGCATTTCCACCTCTATGTCTGTGCCGCCTTCTTGATCAAGTGGCGGAAGGAGATCCTGGATGAGGAAGACTTCCAG GGCCTTCTAATGTTGTTACAAAACCTGCCGACGATACACTGGGGCAATGAAGAAATCGGGCTCCTCCTTGCTGAAGCCTACAGACTCAAGTACATGTTTGCAGACGCTCCCAATCATTACCGCCGATAG
- the TBC1D22B gene encoding TBC1 domain family member 22B isoform X2, with protein sequence MPLSSFIKDRSKANVLPVKSKKASSFHEFARSTSDAWDIGDDEDEDFTSSSSSLQTLNSKVAKATAAQVLENHSKMRVKPERTQPALSDVPTNCKVNKSSSEAQLSRMSEETCVRTPLQKQQSLPLRPVIPLVARISDQNASGAPPMTVREKTRLEKFRQLLSSHNTDLDELRKCSWPGVPREVRPVTWRLLSGYLPANMERRKLTLQRKREEYFGFIQQYYDSRNEEHHQDTYRQIHIDIPRTNPLIPLFQQPLVQEIFERILFIWAIRHPASGYVQGINDLVTPFFVVFLSEYVEEDVENFDVTNLSQDVLRSIEADSFWCMSKLLDGIQDNYTFAQPGIQKKVKALEELVSRIDEQVHNHFRKYEVEYLQFAFRWMNNLLMRELPLRCTIRLWDTYQSEPEGFSHFHLYVCAAFLIKWRKEILDEEDFQGRGLNGWTNTSSFLGLSFGRSESYSGCLLLSDCNTGWEHPFLQEGLLMLLQNLPTIHWGNEEIGLLLAEAYRLKYMFADAPNHYRR encoded by the exons ATGCCTCTCTCCAG CTTCATCAAGGACCGCTCCAAAGCCAACGTGCTGCCTGTGAAAAGTAAGAAGGCCTCCAGCTTTCATGAGTTTGCCCGCAGCACCAGTGATGCCTGGGACATCGGtgatgatgaagatgaagacttcacttcctcttcttcctctttgcaaACTTTGAACTCTAAAGTGGCCAAGGCCACAGCTGCGCAGGTCCTGGAGAACCACAGCAAAATGCGGGTGAAACCTGAGAGGACCCAGCCTGCTCTCAGTGACGTGCCCACCAACTGCAAGGTCAACAAGTCCAGCAGCGAGGCCCAGCTCTCCAGGATGTCTG AGGAGACCTGTGTGCGGACCCCCCTCCAGAAGCAGCAGTCCCTCCCCCTTCGGCCTGTCATTCCACTTGTTGCCCGAATCTCCGACCAGAATGCGTCGGGTGCTCCCCCCATGACGGTGAGGGAGAAAACCCGCCTGGAGAAATTTCGGCAGCTCCTTTCCAGCCATAACACAGACCTGG ATGAGCTGAGGAAATGCAGCTGGCCTGGCGTGCCCAGAGAGGTCCGGCCTGTGACATGGCGTCTCCTCTCA GGTTATCTCCCTGCAAACATGGAGCGTCGGAAGCTAACCTTACAGCGCAAGCGGGAGGAGTACTTTGGCTTCATCCAGCAGTACTACGACTCCCGGAATGAGGAGCACCATCAGGACACGTACCGACAG ATTCACATCGACATTCCAAGGACCAACCCACTCATCCCCCTCTTTCAGCAGCCGCTTGTCCAGGAG ATCTTTGAAAGAATCCTGTTTATATGGGCCATTCGACACCCAGCCAGTGGCTATGTACAGGGAATCAATGACCTGGTCACTCCATTCTTTGTTGTGTTCCTCTCTGAATATGTTG AAGAGGACGTGGAGAACTTTGATGTGACAAACTTGTCACAGGATGTTTTACGGAGCATCGAAGCTGATAGTTTCTGGTGCATGAGCAAGCTGCTGGATGGGATACAG GATAACTACACCTTTGCACAGCCAGGGATCCAGAAGAAAGTCAAAGCTCTGGAGGAGCTTGTGAGCCGGATTGATG AGCAGGTACATAATCACTTTAGGAAGTACGAAGTTGAATACCTGCAGTTTGCCTTTCGTTGGATGAACAATCTGCTCATGAGGGAGCTGCCTCTTCGCTGCACAATCCGCCTTTGGGACACCTACCAG TCAGAGCCAGAGGGGTTCTCGCATTTCCACCTCTATGTCTGTGCCGCCTTCTTGATCAAGTGGCGGAAGGAGATCCTGGATGAGGAAGACTTCCAG GGCAGAGGACTGAACGGTTGGACAAATACCAGCTCTTTCCTAGGTTTGAGCTTTGGGCGCAGTGAGTCCTACAGTGGCTGCCTTTTGCTGTCTGATTGTAACACTGGATGGGAGCACCCTTTCTTGCAAGAG GGCCTTCTAATGTTGTTACAAAACCTGCCGACGATACACTGGGGCAATGAAGAAATCGGGCTCCTCCTTGCTGAAGCCTACAGACTCAAGTACATGTTTGCAGACGCTCCCAATCATTACCGCCGATAG
- the TBC1D22B gene encoding TBC1 domain family member 22B isoform X5, which produces MAAESGRQFWKRSAKLPGSIQPVYGAQHPPLDSRLTKNFIKDRSKANVLPVKSKKASSFHEFARSTSDAWDIGDDEDEDFTSSSSSLQTLNSKVAKATAAQVLENHSKMRVKPERTQPALSDVPTNCKVNKSSSEAQLSRMSEETCVRTPLQKQQSLPLRPVIPLVARISDQNASGAPPMTVREKTRLEKFRQLLSSHNTDLDELRKCSWPGVPREVRPVTWRLLSGYLPANMERRKLTLQRKREEYFGFIQQYYDSRNEEHHQDTYRQIHIDIPRTNPLIPLFQQPLVQEIFERILFIWAIRHPASGYVQGINDLVTPFFVVFLSEYVEEDVENFDVTNLSQDVLRSIEADSFWCMSKLLDGIQDNYTFAQPGIQKKVKALEELVSRIDEQVHNHFRKYEVEYLQFAFRWMNNLLMRELPLRCTIRLWDTYQSEPEGFSHFHLYVCAAFLIKWRKEILDEEDFQGRGLNGWTNTSSFLGPSNVVTKPADDTLGQ; this is translated from the exons ATGGCGGCTGAGAGCGGGCGGCAGTTCTGGAAGCGGAGCGCCAAGCTGCCGGGCAG CATTCAGCCTGTCTATGGAGCACAGCATCCTCCACTGGATTCCCGCCTCACCAAAAA CTTCATCAAGGACCGCTCCAAAGCCAACGTGCTGCCTGTGAAAAGTAAGAAGGCCTCCAGCTTTCATGAGTTTGCCCGCAGCACCAGTGATGCCTGGGACATCGGtgatgatgaagatgaagacttcacttcctcttcttcctctttgcaaACTTTGAACTCTAAAGTGGCCAAGGCCACAGCTGCGCAGGTCCTGGAGAACCACAGCAAAATGCGGGTGAAACCTGAGAGGACCCAGCCTGCTCTCAGTGACGTGCCCACCAACTGCAAGGTCAACAAGTCCAGCAGCGAGGCCCAGCTCTCCAGGATGTCTG AGGAGACCTGTGTGCGGACCCCCCTCCAGAAGCAGCAGTCCCTCCCCCTTCGGCCTGTCATTCCACTTGTTGCCCGAATCTCCGACCAGAATGCGTCGGGTGCTCCCCCCATGACGGTGAGGGAGAAAACCCGCCTGGAGAAATTTCGGCAGCTCCTTTCCAGCCATAACACAGACCTGG ATGAGCTGAGGAAATGCAGCTGGCCTGGCGTGCCCAGAGAGGTCCGGCCTGTGACATGGCGTCTCCTCTCA GGTTATCTCCCTGCAAACATGGAGCGTCGGAAGCTAACCTTACAGCGCAAGCGGGAGGAGTACTTTGGCTTCATCCAGCAGTACTACGACTCCCGGAATGAGGAGCACCATCAGGACACGTACCGACAG ATTCACATCGACATTCCAAGGACCAACCCACTCATCCCCCTCTTTCAGCAGCCGCTTGTCCAGGAG ATCTTTGAAAGAATCCTGTTTATATGGGCCATTCGACACCCAGCCAGTGGCTATGTACAGGGAATCAATGACCTGGTCACTCCATTCTTTGTTGTGTTCCTCTCTGAATATGTTG AAGAGGACGTGGAGAACTTTGATGTGACAAACTTGTCACAGGATGTTTTACGGAGCATCGAAGCTGATAGTTTCTGGTGCATGAGCAAGCTGCTGGATGGGATACAG GATAACTACACCTTTGCACAGCCAGGGATCCAGAAGAAAGTCAAAGCTCTGGAGGAGCTTGTGAGCCGGATTGATG AGCAGGTACATAATCACTTTAGGAAGTACGAAGTTGAATACCTGCAGTTTGCCTTTCGTTGGATGAACAATCTGCTCATGAGGGAGCTGCCTCTTCGCTGCACAATCCGCCTTTGGGACACCTACCAG TCAGAGCCAGAGGGGTTCTCGCATTTCCACCTCTATGTCTGTGCCGCCTTCTTGATCAAGTGGCGGAAGGAGATCCTGGATGAGGAAGACTTCCAG GGCAGAGGACTGAACGGTTGGACAAATACCAGCTCTTTCCTAG GGCCTTCTAATGTTGTTACAAAACCTGCCGACGATACACTGGGGCAATGA
- the TBC1D22B gene encoding TBC1 domain family member 22B isoform X3 yields MAAESGRQFWKRSAKLPGSIQPVYGAQHPPLDSRLTKNFIKDRSKANVLPVKSKKASSFHEFARSTSDAWDIGDDEDEDFTSSSSSLQTLNSKVAKATAAQVLENHSKMRVKPERTQPALSDVPTNCKVNKSSSEAQLSRMSEETCVRTPLQKQQSLPLRPVIPLVARISDQNASGAPPMTVREKTRLEKFRQLLSSHNTDLDELRKCSWPGVPREVRPVTWRLLSIHIDIPRTNPLIPLFQQPLVQEIFERILFIWAIRHPASGYVQGINDLVTPFFVVFLSEYVEEDVENFDVTNLSQDVLRSIEADSFWCMSKLLDGIQDNYTFAQPGIQKKVKALEELVSRIDEQVHNHFRKYEVEYLQFAFRWMNNLLMRELPLRCTIRLWDTYQSEPEGFSHFHLYVCAAFLIKWRKEILDEEDFQGRGLNGWTNTSSFLGLSFGRSESYSGCLLLSDCNTGWEHPFLQEGLLMLLQNLPTIHWGNEEIGLLLAEAYRLKYMFADAPNHYRR; encoded by the exons ATGGCGGCTGAGAGCGGGCGGCAGTTCTGGAAGCGGAGCGCCAAGCTGCCGGGCAG CATTCAGCCTGTCTATGGAGCACAGCATCCTCCACTGGATTCCCGCCTCACCAAAAA CTTCATCAAGGACCGCTCCAAAGCCAACGTGCTGCCTGTGAAAAGTAAGAAGGCCTCCAGCTTTCATGAGTTTGCCCGCAGCACCAGTGATGCCTGGGACATCGGtgatgatgaagatgaagacttcacttcctcttcttcctctttgcaaACTTTGAACTCTAAAGTGGCCAAGGCCACAGCTGCGCAGGTCCTGGAGAACCACAGCAAAATGCGGGTGAAACCTGAGAGGACCCAGCCTGCTCTCAGTGACGTGCCCACCAACTGCAAGGTCAACAAGTCCAGCAGCGAGGCCCAGCTCTCCAGGATGTCTG AGGAGACCTGTGTGCGGACCCCCCTCCAGAAGCAGCAGTCCCTCCCCCTTCGGCCTGTCATTCCACTTGTTGCCCGAATCTCCGACCAGAATGCGTCGGGTGCTCCCCCCATGACGGTGAGGGAGAAAACCCGCCTGGAGAAATTTCGGCAGCTCCTTTCCAGCCATAACACAGACCTGG ATGAGCTGAGGAAATGCAGCTGGCCTGGCGTGCCCAGAGAGGTCCGGCCTGTGACATGGCGTCTCCTCTCA ATTCACATCGACATTCCAAGGACCAACCCACTCATCCCCCTCTTTCAGCAGCCGCTTGTCCAGGAG ATCTTTGAAAGAATCCTGTTTATATGGGCCATTCGACACCCAGCCAGTGGCTATGTACAGGGAATCAATGACCTGGTCACTCCATTCTTTGTTGTGTTCCTCTCTGAATATGTTG AAGAGGACGTGGAGAACTTTGATGTGACAAACTTGTCACAGGATGTTTTACGGAGCATCGAAGCTGATAGTTTCTGGTGCATGAGCAAGCTGCTGGATGGGATACAG GATAACTACACCTTTGCACAGCCAGGGATCCAGAAGAAAGTCAAAGCTCTGGAGGAGCTTGTGAGCCGGATTGATG AGCAGGTACATAATCACTTTAGGAAGTACGAAGTTGAATACCTGCAGTTTGCCTTTCGTTGGATGAACAATCTGCTCATGAGGGAGCTGCCTCTTCGCTGCACAATCCGCCTTTGGGACACCTACCAG TCAGAGCCAGAGGGGTTCTCGCATTTCCACCTCTATGTCTGTGCCGCCTTCTTGATCAAGTGGCGGAAGGAGATCCTGGATGAGGAAGACTTCCAG GGCAGAGGACTGAACGGTTGGACAAATACCAGCTCTTTCCTAGGTTTGAGCTTTGGGCGCAGTGAGTCCTACAGTGGCTGCCTTTTGCTGTCTGATTGTAACACTGGATGGGAGCACCCTTTCTTGCAAGAG GGCCTTCTAATGTTGTTACAAAACCTGCCGACGATACACTGGGGCAATGAAGAAATCGGGCTCCTCCTTGCTGAAGCCTACAGACTCAAGTACATGTTTGCAGACGCTCCCAATCATTACCGCCGATAG